In one window of Leptospira fainei serovar Hurstbridge str. BUT 6 DNA:
- a CDS encoding LIC_12708 family protein: protein MHPFKPSKNEKTIFRFPLIFLIVTGALHFACSKFRVDDYNPYLYGRVKLGKDIKELQVSIVNRVPTNVPNQIAIASGLMYIPDFEQSLVKAFTTEGELKFVIGNPKEKTLDKAKIYNVKLGRIGLVSVSRNEDVFIQSRISKDDVRQDKTPENIFAKKSGEFRTDAEEALPSVILKVSDSGKLVQTIYADGVGGSTPFGYVERIEAGRNDLLFVFHRSNGEMRLSVFDEAGKIKQRLDSNDFKDIVNSVSDGNTWYIDTILPHSEGEYALAAFSFYEAKSGRFKSRKIYRYDWDGKRVTPIKEIQDPSETLFWVLNDDNFFIWETEAEEGNSIRLQVHDDDGNHVNNIRLNYPPPRGLWRETWMDANDEIYSVRIRSGYLEVHKWK, encoded by the coding sequence ATGCATCCATTTAAACCCAGTAAAAACGAAAAAACAATCTTCCGTTTCCCTTTAATTTTCCTCATCGTAACCGGGGCGCTTCATTTCGCCTGCTCTAAATTCAGAGTAGATGATTACAACCCGTATCTTTACGGAAGAGTAAAGTTAGGAAAGGATATAAAAGAGCTTCAAGTTAGCATCGTCAATAGGGTTCCGACAAACGTGCCGAACCAAATTGCGATTGCGTCAGGCTTGATGTATATCCCCGATTTCGAACAATCCCTCGTAAAAGCATTCACTACGGAGGGCGAACTCAAGTTCGTAATCGGAAATCCGAAAGAAAAGACCTTGGATAAGGCGAAAATTTACAACGTCAAACTCGGTCGAATCGGCCTTGTTTCGGTTTCCAGAAACGAGGATGTCTTTATTCAATCCCGAATTTCGAAAGACGACGTAAGACAGGACAAGACTCCCGAAAATATTTTTGCTAAGAAATCAGGAGAATTTCGAACGGATGCGGAAGAAGCTTTACCTTCGGTTATTCTTAAAGTCAGTGATTCCGGAAAATTAGTTCAGACGATTTACGCGGACGGAGTCGGAGGATCCACCCCCTTCGGCTATGTGGAACGAATAGAGGCAGGTCGCAACGATCTACTTTTCGTATTTCATCGTTCCAACGGAGAGATGCGTTTGAGCGTATTCGACGAGGCGGGAAAAATCAAACAAAGATTGGATTCCAATGATTTCAAGGATATCGTAAATTCAGTATCGGACGGGAACACTTGGTATATCGATACGATCCTTCCTCATTCGGAAGGAGAATATGCCTTGGCCGCTTTCAGTTTTTACGAAGCGAAGTCCGGACGATTTAAATCGCGTAAAATTTATCGTTACGATTGGGATGGCAAGCGAGTCACTCCGATTAAAGAAATACAAGACCCTTCCGAAACCCTGTTCTGGGTATTGAACGACGATAATTTTTTCATTTGGGAAACCGAAGCCGAGGAAGGAAACTCCATCCGTCTTCAAGTTCACGACGACGACGGCAATCACGTAAACAATATACGTCTCAACTATCCGCCTCCACGAGGTCTCTGGAGAGAAACTTGGATGGATGCCAACGACGAAATCTATTCCGTAAGAATCCGCTCGGGCTATCTCGAAGTGCATAAATGGAAATGA
- a CDS encoding bifunctional ADP-dependent NAD(P)H-hydrate dehydratase/NAD(P)H-hydrate epimerase: MRSETLFTDEESVELDKLSITERGTSPQLLMGFAAVSIFQTWKTKFKKKGGALFLCGSGNNGGDGFALAHFLSAEGIPCRVFYKDGKLSEETLFYKNLCGSSGAELYPLQEFHSQSWNHNEIVVDALVGTGFRPPLSEELKRIASELKILKEKFGSDCFVLSIDALSGFHPDGPPPFPIDGLAEIGSPKLVNLFHSEIEVEKTFHPIGFLRHKFSSRQRVLIKANRKELKKRMQRGYNSHKYSNGSAVFLGGSDGMTGAILSSVLSFHEMGGGISLVLTPSVNTIQKVLKKDSSLMVKLFASDQNPFLGSFAGKAKAFALGPGLSPENCPTSLLPEGVPVILDAGAILPYSVTKLGPNVLLTPHVGEWSRVTGKTYTGFLDAWQDAKEWSIERNCFILLKGSISVLCTPKEGSFFWPYQEPKLAVMGTGDVLVGMLAFFLSRGHDMVEAVRLALSLFVSAAEISEGYPSAGRIRKNIRKVISHG, translated from the coding sequence GTGAGAAGCGAAACTCTTTTTACCGACGAGGAAAGTGTAGAATTAGATAAACTATCTATCACAGAAAGAGGAACATCCCCTCAATTGTTGATGGGCTTTGCCGCCGTTTCCATTTTTCAAACCTGGAAAACCAAATTCAAAAAAAAAGGAGGCGCGCTTTTCCTTTGCGGGTCCGGAAATAACGGCGGAGACGGTTTCGCGCTGGCTCATTTTCTTTCGGCGGAAGGAATTCCTTGTCGTGTCTTCTACAAAGACGGAAAACTTTCCGAAGAGACTTTATTTTATAAAAATCTGTGCGGGAGCTCCGGCGCCGAATTATATCCTCTCCAAGAATTTCATTCTCAATCCTGGAATCATAATGAGATCGTAGTAGATGCCCTAGTTGGAACCGGATTTCGGCCGCCGCTCTCCGAGGAACTCAAACGCATTGCTTCTGAACTAAAAATACTCAAGGAAAAATTCGGCTCGGATTGCTTCGTCCTTAGCATCGATGCTCTCTCCGGATTTCATCCTGACGGTCCTCCTCCATTTCCGATCGATGGACTGGCGGAAATCGGATCTCCTAAACTGGTGAATCTATTCCATTCTGAAATCGAAGTGGAAAAAACTTTTCATCCGATCGGATTTCTTCGCCATAAATTTTCCAGCCGGCAAAGAGTGTTGATTAAGGCCAATAGAAAAGAATTAAAGAAACGGATGCAGCGAGGATACAACTCCCATAAATATTCGAACGGTTCGGCCGTGTTTCTAGGCGGTTCGGACGGGATGACGGGAGCGATTCTATCCTCCGTCCTTTCGTTTCACGAAATGGGCGGAGGTATCTCTCTCGTTTTAACGCCGTCCGTAAATACGATACAAAAAGTACTTAAGAAGGATTCGTCGCTAATGGTAAAACTGTTTGCTTCCGATCAAAATCCTTTTTTGGGAAGTTTTGCCGGAAAGGCGAAAGCGTTCGCGCTCGGCCCTGGGCTTTCTCCGGAAAACTGCCCGACTTCCCTTCTTCCGGAAGGAGTTCCCGTCATTTTGGATGCAGGGGCAATTTTGCCTTATTCGGTTACTAAGTTGGGTCCGAATGTGCTACTCACTCCGCATGTCGGAGAATGGTCCAGGGTTACGGGAAAAACGTATACCGGTTTTCTGGACGCCTGGCAGGATGCAAAGGAATGGTCGATAGAAAGAAATTGCTTTATTCTTTTAAAAGGGAGCATTTCGGTTTTATGCACTCCGAAGGAAGGTTCATTCTTTTGGCCTTACCAGGAACCGAAACTTGCAGTGATGGGAACTGGCGATGTTTTGGTAGGAATGCTTGCTTTCTTTCTTTCGAGAGGTCATGATATGGTGGAAGCGGTTCGTTTAGCCCTTAGCCTTTTTGTTTCCGCCGCAGAAATATCGGAAGGCTATCCGAGCGCCGGAAGAATTCGCAAAAACATTCGCAAGGTAATATCCCATGGGTAA
- a CDS encoding DUF1343 domain-containing protein: MLLRMLLSEMKKMDSLLAGSRIGMLTNQSAYGWEHEYHFRTVSKKYGLKKLFLPEHGLFAELQDQISGASLKYDLDGTEVLNLYGDSEDSLVPSQESLAGLDTILIDIRDVGARYYTFLTSALYLMHAVDHRNRNGSEKIKVVVFDSPNPAGTGIEGSPLQLEYASFVGVEGVPHRHGLTAAGLLKFYKDKFKLDLEFYSINKIYPDQYDPFLWVPPSPNIPTISTCYVYAGLCLLEGTNLSEGRGTTRPFETFGAPYIDYGNEKLRRKLEEPQRGIFHLRPLRFIPTFHKYAGEVCGGYQILLEKPAKFHSLLFGLHLLKTIQETYPREFSYLQGPYEFRSDRPAIELLVGDQFLLKYLEGKSSYLELEEYLSEAELNWKKEIITYR, translated from the coding sequence ATTCTGCTTAGAATGCTCCTAAGCGAAATGAAGAAGATGGATTCCCTATTAGCCGGATCAAGAATCGGAATGCTTACGAATCAGAGCGCCTATGGCTGGGAACACGAATATCACTTTCGAACCGTTAGTAAGAAATACGGGCTAAAAAAGCTTTTCTTGCCGGAGCATGGGCTCTTTGCCGAATTGCAGGATCAGATTTCAGGAGCCTCGCTCAAATATGATTTGGATGGCACTGAAGTTTTAAATTTGTACGGGGATTCTGAAGATAGTCTGGTTCCTTCACAGGAATCTCTGGCAGGATTAGATACGATTTTAATCGATATTCGAGACGTAGGGGCAAGGTATTACACCTTTTTGACCTCGGCCCTTTATTTGATGCATGCTGTAGATCATCGAAATCGGAATGGCTCGGAAAAAATTAAAGTAGTCGTTTTTGATTCTCCTAATCCTGCGGGAACGGGAATTGAAGGAAGCCCTCTGCAGTTGGAATATGCTTCGTTTGTAGGAGTTGAGGGAGTTCCGCATCGACATGGACTTACCGCAGCCGGACTTTTAAAATTTTATAAGGATAAATTCAAGTTGGATCTCGAATTCTATTCTATCAACAAAATTTATCCGGATCAATACGACCCATTTTTATGGGTTCCGCCATCCCCGAATATTCCGACGATTTCAACTTGCTATGTCTATGCCGGCCTATGTTTACTCGAGGGAACGAATTTATCGGAGGGAAGAGGAACTACACGTCCATTCGAGACTTTCGGGGCTCCTTATATCGATTACGGCAATGAGAAACTCAGAAGAAAATTGGAGGAACCGCAGAGAGGGATCTTCCATCTGAGACCGTTGAGGTTTATACCTACGTTTCATAAGTATGCAGGCGAAGTGTGCGGGGGGTATCAGATTTTACTGGAAAAACCTGCAAAATTTCATAGCCTGCTTTTCGGTTTACATTTATTGAAGACCATTCAAGAGACTTATCCTCGGGAATTTTCCTACCTGCAGGGTCCGTACGAATTTCGATCCGATCGACCTGCAATCGAACTACTGGTGGGGGATCAATTTCTATTGAAATATTTGGAAGGGAAATCTTCGTATCTTGAATTAGAGGAATATCTTTCCGAGGCGGAATTAAATTGGAAGAAAGAGATAATTACATATCGTTAA
- a CDS encoding Crp/Fnr family transcriptional regulator has translation MALDTSIPNQKVTIPAGTTLFPEGSAVNSLNVLHSGALRYVIDGPKGRKLELFKLSGANLTPGATALFAGGRYPYTIITEQECILSTYVMSPSTVARSLAARSSLGIMVGRSLLREITELFKRTNQLRKIASDLGKSNDNFSLLYYQFNPGVFPDIKPGQPISDPGAEIVDPILRLARENLKNYFENGGLLPERPTPTYIDEDHSQQLLKYYPEEIEFQDSEFNFLRKLILVDPNLLAQLFTPDPAMVSYICEKLGKVQNDLTGSTKIVLEELEEAFRFLIGGDESIAEKFYLILDMTANGYSTAPPEFVVPVLQTLSQKIEKALAGHQSLFGAGMPNPSQNIRNFLEKTAGLSKKYESLPQTQSASTNGSIGVDSSADATAIRKELQNSASTIIQYSGLGGDAIKEFSALMVKLKSMKNPLDSDNDTRKLRRSITKIYFDIYAGCFQKYLNTNKNVPKPVDLMLKYGFFDETLLDDSQLVFMSTFKDAITSVSDIPIHYGTEWLERIYKRETPTSLDELGQNFFDKVKMDNRNAVFKKESDLPPDIDNPEARLKFEFGAMYEANVRLTTGSLATYLPILTKFHSQIPLGKAYVTKKMLTDAVHDVMGIDFSVFNREVIYNNPEMGINKEFVQKAVIPDFVIVPSIGSKIMMWQELSVHRGAGSKESRGRIVLPVFVQGDLKSLLIDAFAAFRWELCKSILGPEWNNVGNPSITADYMDYVQFYKKNKDLSIEVKEKLAAEFKRFRNERDIFANDYQLWIKYESESVQRLNRVVRSIFYRHIPFSRPIREKVSKMPAFSEINNRFINIRTRKFTELENRYKKYINALGSLPDPLRENLEFYRV, from the coding sequence ATGGCCTTAGATACAAGTATTCCAAACCAAAAAGTAACTATTCCGGCAGGAACCACTCTCTTTCCGGAGGGATCGGCGGTAAATTCTCTCAATGTTTTACACAGCGGCGCTTTACGATACGTCATCGACGGACCCAAGGGCAGGAAATTAGAGCTTTTCAAACTTTCAGGAGCGAATCTTACTCCCGGCGCGACGGCCTTATTTGCAGGTGGAAGATACCCATATACGATCATTACTGAGCAAGAATGCATTTTATCCACGTACGTTATGTCGCCCTCGACTGTCGCCCGTTCCCTTGCCGCGCGTTCTTCGCTGGGAATTATGGTCGGCCGATCATTACTCAGAGAAATCACAGAACTTTTTAAACGAACTAATCAATTAAGGAAAATTGCCTCGGATCTCGGAAAATCGAACGATAATTTTTCTCTTCTTTATTATCAATTCAATCCTGGAGTTTTTCCCGACATCAAACCTGGTCAGCCGATTAGCGATCCCGGCGCAGAGATTGTGGATCCAATCCTTAGGTTGGCTCGAGAAAATTTAAAGAACTACTTCGAAAACGGCGGATTGCTACCGGAACGACCGACCCCCACCTACATTGACGAGGATCATTCTCAGCAATTGCTAAAGTATTATCCGGAAGAAATTGAATTTCAAGATTCGGAATTTAATTTCCTTCGAAAATTGATTCTTGTGGATCCGAACTTACTAGCTCAACTTTTTACGCCGGATCCGGCGATGGTATCCTATATTTGCGAAAAATTGGGAAAGGTTCAAAACGACTTAACGGGAAGTACGAAGATCGTATTAGAGGAATTGGAAGAAGCCTTTCGATTCCTAATCGGAGGAGATGAAAGCATCGCCGAAAAATTCTATTTGATTTTAGATATGACGGCAAACGGTTATTCGACTGCTCCTCCCGAATTCGTCGTTCCAGTTCTTCAAACATTGTCTCAAAAAATCGAGAAGGCATTAGCGGGGCATCAGTCTCTATTTGGCGCGGGGATGCCGAATCCTTCGCAGAATATTCGAAACTTTCTCGAAAAAACGGCGGGACTATCGAAGAAATACGAATCCCTACCGCAAACCCAATCGGCTTCGACGAATGGATCCATTGGAGTGGACTCATCGGCGGACGCTACAGCAATACGAAAAGAACTTCAAAATTCAGCATCTACGATAATTCAGTATTCGGGCTTGGGAGGAGACGCTATTAAAGAATTCTCCGCTCTTATGGTAAAACTTAAGTCCATGAAGAATCCGTTGGATTCGGATAATGATACGAGAAAACTACGAAGATCCATTACGAAAATCTATTTTGATATCTATGCGGGATGCTTTCAAAAATATTTAAATACAAATAAGAACGTTCCGAAGCCTGTCGATCTAATGCTTAAATACGGCTTTTTTGACGAGACTCTTTTGGACGATTCTCAACTCGTATTTATGTCCACGTTTAAGGACGCAATCACGTCCGTTTCGGATATACCGATTCATTATGGAACCGAATGGTTGGAAAGAATTTATAAGAGAGAAACTCCCACATCCCTGGATGAATTGGGTCAAAATTTCTTCGATAAAGTGAAAATGGATAACAGAAATGCCGTTTTCAAAAAGGAATCCGATCTCCCCCCTGATATCGATAATCCGGAAGCAAGATTAAAATTCGAATTCGGCGCTATGTACGAAGCGAATGTTAGGTTAACGACGGGATCTCTTGCGACTTATCTGCCGATTCTGACTAAATTCCACTCTCAAATTCCTCTAGGGAAAGCCTATGTTACTAAAAAGATGCTTACTGACGCCGTTCACGACGTCATGGGAATCGATTTCTCGGTATTTAATCGGGAAGTAATCTACAATAACCCGGAAATGGGCATTAATAAGGAGTTCGTGCAAAAAGCGGTTATTCCCGATTTCGTTATAGTGCCTTCGATCGGAAGCAAAATCATGATGTGGCAGGAACTATCGGTCCACAGAGGCGCAGGTTCGAAAGAAAGTCGCGGTCGCATCGTTTTACCGGTTTTCGTACAAGGAGATTTAAAATCGCTTCTTATCGATGCATTTGCCGCGTTCCGATGGGAACTCTGCAAAAGTATCTTAGGCCCGGAATGGAATAACGTGGGAAATCCTTCAATTACAGCCGATTATATGGACTACGTTCAGTTCTATAAAAAGAACAAGGATCTCTCGATAGAAGTAAAGGAAAAGCTGGCCGCGGAATTTAAACGTTTCAGGAACGAGAGGGATATCTTTGCTAATGATTATCAGCTCTGGATCAAATACGAATCGGAAAGCGTACAACGATTGAATCGTGTGGTGCGTAGTATTTTCTACAGACATATTCCTTTTTCACGACCGATTCGAGAAAAAGTATCCAAGATGCCTGCGTTTAGCGAGATTAATAATAGATTCATCAACATACGGACTCGTAAATTTACGGAGCTTGAAAACCGCTATAAAAAATACATCAACGCGCTTGGATCCCTGCCTGATCCATTACGCGAAAATCTCGAATTTTATAGAGTTTAA
- a CDS encoding alcohol dehydrogenase, translating to MERVQLIDFGKPLVLNNSPDPIPKNSEVLLEVLACGVCHSDLHIREGYYELGSGKKMWVKDRGVSLPLTPGHEIVGKILKIGPEVTGVSVDELFLVYPWIGCNACSECQANLPHLCASPKSLGVYQDGGYSDRILIPDQKWLIPIGNLKPEAACSYACAGLTAFSALKKALPLSEKETLVIIGAGGLGFFAAQIVRCLTTANIVFLDVDSDRLKKIGEFDSSFQTMLSNVGETEIRKSIGVSGAKSVVDFVNNSETAALAFSLLSKNGRQICVGLFGGEVSLPTPVIALKNLKIQGSYTGSPSELKELLKLVSNNRLLPVPVHLVPLNDANSILDSMAQGKGLGRTVLIPTS from the coding sequence TTGGAGCGGGTTCAATTAATCGATTTCGGAAAACCTCTTGTCTTAAATAACTCTCCGGATCCGATTCCGAAAAATAGCGAGGTCTTACTAGAAGTACTCGCTTGCGGAGTTTGTCATTCCGATCTGCATATTCGTGAAGGTTATTACGAACTTGGATCAGGGAAAAAAATGTGGGTGAAAGATCGCGGGGTTTCACTTCCGTTAACCCCCGGCCATGAGATTGTCGGAAAAATACTTAAGATAGGACCGGAAGTTACGGGAGTTTCTGTCGATGAACTCTTTTTAGTTTATCCATGGATCGGATGTAATGCATGTTCGGAATGCCAAGCTAATTTACCGCATCTGTGCGCGTCACCGAAATCATTAGGAGTTTACCAAGATGGGGGATACTCGGATCGCATTTTAATTCCCGATCAAAAATGGTTGATTCCGATCGGAAACTTGAAACCGGAAGCGGCATGTTCCTACGCTTGTGCGGGATTAACGGCCTTCAGCGCCTTAAAGAAAGCGCTACCTTTATCGGAAAAGGAAACGTTAGTCATTATTGGCGCCGGAGGCTTAGGTTTTTTTGCCGCACAAATTGTTAGGTGCTTAACGACTGCCAATATTGTCTTCTTAGACGTTGATTCGGATCGATTGAAAAAAATAGGAGAGTTCGATTCGTCGTTTCAAACGATGCTGTCGAATGTAGGCGAGACCGAGATTCGCAAATCGATCGGAGTTTCCGGGGCCAAATCCGTCGTTGATTTTGTAAATAACTCCGAAACCGCTGCTCTGGCATTTTCCTTACTGAGCAAAAATGGAAGACAAATCTGTGTCGGGTTATTTGGCGGTGAGGTCTCTTTACCAACCCCGGTCATAGCCCTTAAGAATCTTAAAATACAGGGCAGCTATACGGGGTCGCCGTCGGAACTTAAGGAATTATTGAAGTTAGTGTCCAATAACCGATTACTTCCGGTTCCCGTTCATTTAGTCCCGTTAAACGATGCGAATTCGATCTTAGATTCCATGGCACAAGGAAAAGGATTGGGAAGAACCGTTCTTATTCCGACGAGTTGA
- a CDS encoding alpha/beta hydrolase, which produces MELAPEMAVYVQKILSLGLKGFSEGTPVERRTGYSAIRSLLGEGPEMSDISDTSILTSNGKIVVRNYIPKKEIRSRILYFHGGGWAVGNLNDFDPFARTLANGTSSIVSLVDYRLAPEFPFPAAIDDATCALEWITTRKDWEKFPLVVAGDSAGGNLASVIVREARDKKRPKIDLQVLIYPVTDANFETASYKTFEHGPGLTRKDMEWFWNQYIPDESKRNDPRASPLRAESLRDLPPTIIFTAGLDPLRDDGELYADRLAEEGVPTYFKRFEGYTHGFFTKVNILSAPEEGIREISNVIEGIIQDEANERFLLNRKMYPGIGEKLWSGFN; this is translated from the coding sequence ATGGAATTAGCTCCGGAAATGGCAGTTTACGTGCAAAAGATTTTGTCCTTAGGGCTGAAAGGATTTAGTGAAGGAACTCCTGTCGAGAGAAGGACAGGATATTCTGCGATTCGTTCCCTTTTAGGCGAGGGACCGGAAATGAGTGATATTTCCGATACGTCGATTTTGACTTCGAATGGAAAGATAGTCGTAAGAAATTATATTCCGAAAAAAGAAATTCGTTCCCGCATTCTCTATTTTCACGGAGGCGGTTGGGCAGTCGGAAATTTGAATGATTTTGATCCGTTTGCAAGAACATTAGCGAACGGAACTTCAAGCATAGTTTCTCTAGTCGATTATCGGCTGGCTCCCGAGTTTCCATTTCCGGCAGCAATCGATGATGCAACTTGCGCATTAGAATGGATTACCACTCGGAAAGATTGGGAAAAATTCCCCTTGGTCGTCGCGGGAGACAGCGCGGGAGGAAATCTTGCGTCCGTAATCGTAAGAGAAGCTAGAGATAAAAAGCGGCCGAAGATTGATCTGCAGGTTTTAATTTATCCGGTAACCGATGCGAATTTTGAAACCGCCTCATACAAAACCTTTGAACATGGACCCGGACTCACCCGAAAGGATATGGAATGGTTTTGGAATCAGTATATTCCCGATGAGAGTAAAAGAAACGATCCTCGAGCCTCGCCTCTTCGAGCGGAAAGTTTGCGGGACCTCCCTCCAACGATCATTTTTACGGCCGGTTTGGATCCGCTGAGAGACGACGGAGAATTATATGCGGATCGATTAGCGGAAGAAGGCGTGCCGACTTATTTTAAACGCTTTGAAGGCTATACGCACGGCTTCTTTACAAAGGTAAATATCCTTTCTGCGCCGGAAGAAGGAATTCGAGAAATTTCAAATGTCATAGAGGGAATTATTCAGGATGAAGCAAATGAGCGTTTTCTATTAAATCGAAAAATGTATCCTGGAATAGGTGAAAAACTTTGGAGCGGGTTCAATTAA
- a CDS encoding tetratricopeptide repeat protein, producing the protein MESLTPEDKLEASKFFYKIGDLDRSEFLLKTFLEQTEDHEAYFFLGLIENQRSNWQKGLYYFYRSVETNSEYGNPCNEIGILLLRLGRERESVYWLKKSLRCRLNDAPHISLFNLATLYKIWNRPERSLQYLHKAIVIKPDFEEAKRLREELNSAF; encoded by the coding sequence TTGGAAAGCCTGACACCTGAAGATAAGCTTGAAGCCTCAAAATTCTTTTATAAAATCGGAGATCTGGATCGTTCCGAGTTTCTACTGAAAACCTTCTTAGAACAAACTGAAGATCATGAAGCATATTTTTTCTTGGGATTGATCGAAAACCAGAGGTCAAACTGGCAAAAAGGTCTCTATTATTTTTATCGTTCGGTGGAGACAAATTCGGAATACGGTAATCCGTGCAATGAGATAGGAATACTACTACTTCGATTAGGAAGAGAAAGAGAGTCGGTCTATTGGCTGAAAAAATCCCTACGTTGTCGATTAAACGACGCCCCGCATATTTCACTTTTTAACTTAGCGACACTGTATAAAATTTGGAATCGTCCGGAACGTTCTCTGCAATACCTGCATAAAGCGATCGTAATCAAACCCGATTTTGAAGAGGCAAAGCGTTTGCGAGAAGAGTTGAATTCGGCCTTCTGA
- the dxs gene encoding 1-deoxy-D-xylulose-5-phosphate synthase has protein sequence MQQQQPNLDGIRIPADLRKLPLEELPRLCAEVRNYIIDTLSGVGGHFASNLGVVELTVALHYVFDTPNDRLIWDVGHQTYPHKILTGRKDKLSTVRKFKGLSGFPKREESAYDLYNTGHAGTSISQALGEAVARDLTRKSYNVIAIIGDASIATGMALEALNHAGHLKKDLLVILNDNYMSISKNVGSISSYLNNIISSHFYLNWKRIFYTFLKWFPIVGPAMESFFKKVEKGFKDVFTPGGLFEDLGFGYIGPEDGHDVIRLVTMLRKLKAMKGPILFHVITQKGKGYSPAEKDPIKYHGVTPFRKEDGAMDSGDESKISYSKIVGKVLTQLTEKNSKIAAITPAMIEGSGLGEYVARFPDHVFDVGIAEQHSVAFAGAMTNGDVIPYMCIYSTFLTRAMDQLVEDVSLMNLPVRFVIDRAGCVGPDGETHQGLFDLNYLLSLPNMDVFVPSSGQDLVDSLRFMETYDKSPIAIRFPKASVDVSGLDFSSKLELNPGSFRVLRRGSDIAILSIGSMLDEAKKAATFLEHEGLSVTLIDLVWLRPLGKEALDEELSKVRYFTILDESYVDGGASGYLLNRISPEYLSRFLKTFGFPPEPIHHGERKEIFAEYGLDAAGIAGTLLGLLKKEVIHGKHN, from the coding sequence ATGCAACAGCAACAACCGAATCTCGATGGCATCCGTATTCCCGCGGACCTCAGAAAACTTCCTTTGGAGGAGTTGCCCCGGCTCTGCGCCGAGGTTAGAAACTATATTATAGATACCCTTTCGGGAGTCGGCGGCCATTTTGCCAGCAATCTCGGCGTAGTCGAGCTTACCGTAGCATTGCATTACGTCTTTGATACGCCGAATGACCGTTTGATTTGGGATGTCGGTCATCAAACTTATCCGCATAAAATTCTAACCGGTAGAAAAGATAAACTTTCTACTGTTCGAAAATTTAAAGGCTTATCCGGTTTTCCTAAACGGGAAGAATCTGCGTATGATTTATATAATACCGGTCACGCAGGTACTTCGATTTCTCAAGCGCTAGGTGAAGCGGTTGCCAGAGATCTAACCCGTAAAAGTTACAATGTAATAGCCATTATCGGAGACGCTTCGATCGCTACGGGTATGGCGCTCGAGGCCCTAAACCATGCCGGTCATTTAAAGAAGGATCTCCTTGTCATTCTGAACGATAATTATATGTCGATTTCCAAGAATGTCGGATCCATTTCGAGTTATTTAAATAATATCATAAGCTCCCATTTTTATTTGAACTGGAAAAGGATATTTTATACTTTTCTAAAATGGTTTCCGATCGTCGGTCCCGCTATGGAAAGTTTTTTCAAAAAGGTCGAAAAGGGATTCAAGGACGTTTTTACCCCGGGCGGTTTATTCGAAGATTTAGGTTTCGGATATATAGGTCCTGAAGACGGTCACGACGTGATTCGTCTCGTTACTATGCTTCGCAAACTTAAAGCGATGAAAGGCCCCATCTTATTTCATGTTATCACCCAAAAAGGGAAAGGATATAGTCCGGCGGAGAAGGACCCGATTAAATATCACGGAGTTACTCCATTTCGAAAGGAGGATGGAGCCATGGATTCGGGGGACGAATCCAAAATCTCTTATTCAAAGATCGTAGGAAAAGTATTAACCCAATTAACGGAAAAAAATTCGAAGATAGCCGCGATTACTCCTGCGATGATCGAAGGATCCGGTCTTGGAGAATATGTGGCCAGATTCCCGGATCACGTTTTTGACGTCGGAATCGCCGAACAACATTCGGTCGCGTTTGCTGGAGCGATGACTAACGGCGATGTGATTCCTTACATGTGCATTTACTCCACCTTCTTAACGAGGGCGATGGATCAGTTGGTAGAAGACGTTTCGCTTATGAACTTGCCGGTTCGTTTCGTGATAGATCGTGCAGGTTGCGTCGGACCTGACGGGGAAACGCACCAAGGGTTATTCGATCTGAATTATCTTTTATCTTTACCGAACATGGATGTTTTTGTTCCTTCTTCCGGGCAAGATTTGGTGGATTCTCTTCGATTTATGGAGACTTACGATAAATCTCCGATCGCAATCCGATTCCCGAAAGCCTCGGTGGATGTCTCCGGTTTGGATTTTTCCTCGAAACTCGAGCTAAATCCGGGTTCGTTTCGAGTATTACGGAGAGGATCGGATATAGCGATTCTATCGATCGGCTCTATGCTCGACGAGGCTAAAAAAGCCGCTACATTCTTAGAGCACGAAGGTCTTTCCGTTACGCTTATCGATCTGGTATGGTTACGACCGCTTGGAAAGGAAGCGTTAGATGAGGAACTTTCGAAAGTCCGATATTTTACCATTTTGGATGAAAGTTATGTCGACGGCGGAGCTTCAGGGTATCTTCTAAACAGAATTTCACCGGAATATCTTTCAAGGTTCTTGAAAACGTTCGGTTTTCCGCCGGAACCGATTCATCATGGAGAGAGAAAAGAAATCTTTGCCGAATACGGTCTAGATGCGGCCGGCATAGCGGGAACTTTGTTAGGCTTGTTAAAGAAGGAAGTCATACACGGAAAACACAATTAA